A section of the Streptomyces sp. CG1 genome encodes:
- a CDS encoding LacI family DNA-binding transcriptional regulator — translation MVTLAEVAQHAGVSASTVSYVLSGKRSISATTRQRVEQSIRELGYHPNAGARALAGKRSNIIALMIPLRTDMYVPVMMEIAIAVATTARLHGYDVLLLTGEEGPDPVRRVTGSGLADAMILMDVELQDERLPLLRGTDQPSVLIGLPADTTGLTCVDLDWTATGALCVEQLAGLGHRDIAVIGEAPAVYERHTGFAERTLDGLRSRAREAGVRVLHRPCEGGYDAMALTLARIFDERPATTGFVVQNESAVEPLLALLRQQGRAVPEDASVVAICPDQVAVHASVRLTSVAIPAQEMGRYAVEHLVAKLDGRGGDEVVLLAPELTVRASSGPAPAAP, via the coding sequence ATGGTCACCCTCGCCGAGGTCGCCCAGCACGCCGGAGTCTCGGCGAGCACGGTGAGCTATGTCCTCAGCGGCAAGCGGTCCATCTCCGCGACCACCCGGCAGCGGGTCGAGCAGAGCATCCGGGAACTGGGCTACCACCCGAACGCCGGTGCCCGCGCCCTGGCCGGCAAGCGGTCGAACATCATCGCGCTGATGATCCCGCTGCGCACCGACATGTATGTGCCGGTGATGATGGAGATCGCCATCGCGGTGGCCACCACGGCACGCCTCCACGGCTACGACGTCCTGCTGCTCACCGGAGAGGAGGGGCCCGACCCTGTGCGCCGGGTGACCGGCAGCGGTCTCGCCGACGCGATGATCCTGATGGACGTCGAGCTGCAGGACGAGCGGCTGCCGCTGCTGCGGGGGACCGACCAGCCCTCGGTGCTGATCGGCCTGCCCGCCGACACCACCGGCCTGACCTGCGTGGATCTGGACTGGACGGCGACCGGAGCGCTGTGCGTGGAGCAGCTGGCGGGGCTCGGTCACCGTGACATCGCTGTCATCGGCGAGGCCCCGGCCGTCTACGAGCGGCACACCGGTTTCGCCGAGCGCACCCTCGACGGACTGCGCTCCCGGGCCCGCGAGGCGGGCGTCCGGGTGCTGCACCGCCCGTGCGAGGGCGGGTACGACGCGATGGCCCTCACCCTGGCCCGGATCTTCGACGAGCGCCCGGCGACGACCGGGTTCGTGGTGCAGAACGAGTCGGCGGTGGAGCCGCTGCTCGCGCTGCTGCGCCAGCAGGGCCGGGCCGTGCCGGAGGACGCGTCCGTGGTCGCGATCTGCCCGGACCAGGTCGCCGTCCACGCCTCGGTACGGCTGACCTCGGTCGCCATCCCGGCGCAGGAGATGGGCCGGTACGCGGTCGAGCATCTGGTGGCCAAGCTGGACGGACGGGGCGGCGACGAGGTCGTGCTGCTCGCGCCCGAGCTGACGGTACGGGCGAGTTCCGGACCGGCACCGGCCGCGCCCTGA
- a CDS encoding beta-galactosidase has protein sequence MTPTLADAARGRILFGGDYNPEQWPEEIWRDDVRLMKGAGVNSVTLGVFSWSKLEPEPGAREFGWLDRLMDLLHGHGIGVVLATPTSSPPPWMGRLHPDTLPRDADGRTEWWGGRQHFAHSSATYRRYAAAITEDLAARYGAHPALTMWHINNEYCTFDHGDEAAAAFRRWLREKYRTLDALNTAWGTAFWSQGYDTWDGILPPRRAHYLKNPAQVLDFRRFTSDMLLECFTAERDIVRRHTPHIPVTSNFMPLWIGQDGWRWAGEEDVVSVDLYPDPRDPLGGQRGALVQDLTRSQARGPWMLMEQAAGPVNFRGVNHPKPRGLNRLWSLQAVARGADAVCYFQWRQSRQGAEKFHSGMVSHAGEHGRTHQEVRQLGAELASIGEAVTGSRIETDIAILHDWHSWWAGAHEGRLSTEVDLPEVLTAWHRALWEAHLTCDFAHPEDDLSGYRMVVVPQLYLLTDTAVDRLLAHVHGGGTLVCGFLTGVADEDDRVRPGGMDARLRELFGIRVLHEWWPLQAGETVECAGFRGTLWSEEIEPEPGAAEFVPYQGGELDGLPAVLHKGRAWYVSTLPEPDALRTLLASVAAGAGVRPVLEGLPATVEAVRRGDLLFLLNHGREPVTVEVPGSHRDLLGGGTVTGSVTLGRYGVAVLRP, from the coding sequence ATGACACCGACCCTCGCCGACGCCGCCCGGGGCCGCATCCTCTTCGGCGGCGACTACAACCCCGAGCAGTGGCCGGAGGAGATCTGGCGGGACGACGTACGGCTGATGAAAGGGGCCGGGGTCAACTCCGTCACGCTCGGCGTGTTCTCCTGGTCGAAGCTCGAACCGGAGCCGGGGGCCCGGGAGTTCGGCTGGCTGGACCGGCTGATGGACCTCTTGCACGGGCACGGCATCGGGGTCGTCCTCGCCACCCCGACCTCCTCCCCGCCGCCCTGGATGGGCCGGCTGCATCCGGACACGCTGCCCCGTGACGCCGACGGGCGGACCGAGTGGTGGGGCGGCCGGCAGCACTTCGCGCACTCCAGCGCCACCTACCGGCGGTACGCCGCCGCCATCACCGAGGACCTGGCCGCCCGCTACGGCGCCCACCCGGCCCTCACCATGTGGCACATCAACAACGAGTACTGCACCTTCGACCACGGCGACGAGGCGGCCGCCGCCTTCCGCCGCTGGCTCCGGGAGAAGTACCGGACTCTGGATGCCCTCAACACCGCCTGGGGAACGGCCTTCTGGAGCCAGGGCTACGACACCTGGGACGGCATCCTGCCGCCGCGGCGCGCCCACTACCTGAAGAACCCCGCCCAGGTGCTGGACTTCCGGCGCTTCACCTCCGACATGCTCCTGGAGTGCTTCACCGCCGAACGCGACATCGTCCGCCGGCACACCCCGCACATCCCCGTGACCAGCAACTTCATGCCGCTGTGGATCGGCCAGGACGGCTGGCGCTGGGCGGGGGAGGAGGACGTCGTCTCCGTCGACCTCTATCCCGATCCGCGGGATCCGCTGGGCGGACAGCGCGGGGCGCTCGTGCAGGACCTGACCCGCTCGCAGGCCCGTGGGCCGTGGATGCTCATGGAGCAGGCGGCCGGGCCGGTCAACTTCCGCGGGGTCAACCACCCCAAGCCACGAGGCCTGAACCGGCTCTGGTCCCTGCAGGCCGTCGCCCGCGGCGCCGACGCCGTCTGCTACTTCCAGTGGCGCCAGTCCCGGCAGGGCGCCGAGAAGTTCCACTCCGGGATGGTCAGCCATGCGGGCGAGCACGGCCGCACCCATCAGGAGGTCCGGCAACTCGGTGCCGAACTCGCCTCCATCGGGGAGGCCGTGACGGGGAGTCGGATCGAGACGGACATCGCGATCCTGCACGACTGGCACTCCTGGTGGGCCGGTGCGCACGAGGGGCGGCTGTCGACGGAAGTGGATCTGCCCGAGGTGCTCACCGCCTGGCACCGGGCGCTGTGGGAAGCCCACCTGACCTGCGACTTCGCCCACCCGGAGGACGATCTGTCCGGCTACCGGATGGTCGTCGTCCCGCAGCTCTACCTCCTCACGGACACCGCCGTCGACCGCCTCCTCGCCCACGTCCACGGCGGCGGCACCCTGGTCTGCGGCTTCCTCACCGGCGTCGCCGACGAGGACGACCGGGTCAGGCCCGGCGGGATGGACGCCCGGCTGCGCGAGCTGTTCGGGATCCGCGTCCTGCACGAGTGGTGGCCGCTTCAGGCGGGGGAGACGGTGGAGTGCGCGGGGTTCCGCGGAACGCTGTGGTCGGAGGAGATCGAACCGGAGCCCGGGGCCGCCGAGTTCGTGCCGTACCAGGGCGGTGAACTGGACGGGCTGCCCGCCGTGCTGCACAAGGGCCGTGCCTGGTACGTCTCGACGCTGCCCGAGCCGGACGCGCTGCGCACGCTGCTCGCCTCCGTCGCCGCCGGAGCGGGGGTGCGGCCGGTGCTGGAGGGGCTGCCCGCGACGGTCGAGGCAGTGCGCCGGGGCGACCTGCTCTTCCTGCTCAACCACGGGCGGGAGCCGGTCACCGTCGAGGTCCCCGGGAGTCATCGCGACCTGCTCGGCGGCGGGACCGTCACCGGCTCGGTCACCCTCGGCCGCTATGGCGTGGCGGTGCTGCGGCCATGA
- a CDS encoding glycoside hydrolase N-terminal domain-containing protein yields MSHAPVHGTWEPAPAARWEDAFLTGNGHHGALVFGDPNDDRVVVTHHTLVRPNGGEHAEPPRLAAELPALQDRLLAGDLSAAESFTDGRPLRWVQPFHPAFQIRLRAFGGSGPGYRRAVDFTSGEVTAVRGDLASRVFVSRADDVIVQEIAAADLDIRLDIRLDHRLPGAPARLRVGHGALLTPEGALLSLRARYPDSDRAYTGVTLVAVHGGRTELVPPGVRVTGAHSVLLLTRVHRHTGEADVIAEARPLQALLDGTEDDTKDDTESSNEGRTERSYDALLARHLDQHRTAYRRVTLDLGADPDERALPGSALLKRPHSQALLERLFAAGRYHLLSSSGLNPPRLTGLWTGDWDTAWSGALTTNANLNLQTAAAPAAALPEVTEALAAFVARQLPDWRANARAIFGARGVVAPTHTDGESGHTYHFDRAYPHQLWTAGADWLLKPLVDHDETRGAQDPRTAAVLAEIAAFYEDFLTRTDASGHLVVVPSYSPENRPANGSWGALNAAMDLSAAQHALHTAASYHPEQAEKWRALADRLPSHRINADGALAEWAWPGLDDTYDHRHLSHLYGVWPLDEITPYDTPDLAAAAHRALELRGAENHSAHGHLHHALVAARLGDAARAGHALRQVLDGDFFHASLMSAHYPHRDVYNADAAHTLPGVLIELLVQSTPDRLVLLPAVPDTCPSGALRGVRTRFGAELDLTWDPQDATVTLRPSRTHRIELRTSSGARPLDLVAGEDRVLSLEAR; encoded by the coding sequence ATGAGTCACGCACCGGTCCACGGCACCTGGGAACCGGCCCCGGCGGCCCGCTGGGAGGACGCCTTCCTGACCGGGAACGGCCACCATGGCGCCCTTGTGTTCGGCGATCCGAACGACGACCGGGTCGTCGTCACGCATCACACTCTGGTCCGGCCCAACGGCGGCGAGCACGCCGAGCCGCCTCGCCTGGCCGCCGAACTCCCCGCGCTCCAGGACCGGTTGCTCGCCGGTGACCTCTCCGCGGCCGAGAGCTTCACCGACGGCCGCCCGCTGCGGTGGGTGCAGCCCTTCCACCCCGCCTTCCAGATCCGGCTGCGCGCTTTCGGCGGCAGCGGGCCCGGATACCGGCGGGCCGTCGACTTCACCAGCGGCGAGGTCACGGCCGTCCGCGGTGATCTCGCGAGCCGGGTCTTCGTCTCGCGCGCGGACGACGTGATCGTGCAGGAGATCGCGGCAGCCGACCTCGACATCCGCCTCGACATCCGCCTGGACCACCGGCTGCCCGGCGCCCCGGCCCGGCTGCGGGTCGGCCACGGCGCGCTGCTCACCCCGGAGGGCGCCCTGCTCAGCCTGCGCGCCCGCTACCCGGACAGCGACCGCGCCTACACCGGTGTCACCCTGGTCGCCGTCCACGGCGGCCGCACCGAACTCGTGCCGCCCGGCGTCCGCGTCACCGGCGCCCACTCGGTCCTGCTGCTCACCCGCGTGCACCGGCACACCGGCGAGGCCGACGTGATCGCCGAGGCCCGCCCGCTCCAGGCCCTCCTCGACGGCACCGAAGACGACACCAAAGACGACACCGAAAGCAGCAACGAAGGCCGTACCGAGCGGTCGTACGACGCCCTCCTCGCCCGCCATCTGGACCAGCACCGCACCGCCTACCGGCGGGTCACACTGGACCTCGGCGCCGATCCGGACGAGCGCGCCCTGCCCGGCTCCGCCCTGCTGAAGCGCCCGCACAGCCAGGCCCTGCTGGAACGGCTCTTCGCAGCCGGCCGCTATCACCTGCTCTCCAGCAGCGGTCTGAACCCGCCCCGGCTCACCGGACTGTGGACCGGCGACTGGGACACCGCCTGGTCCGGCGCGCTCACCACCAACGCCAACCTCAACCTCCAGACCGCCGCCGCACCCGCCGCCGCCCTGCCCGAGGTGACCGAGGCGCTGGCCGCGTTCGTCGCCCGGCAGCTGCCGGACTGGAGGGCCAACGCCCGCGCGATCTTCGGCGCCCGGGGCGTGGTCGCCCCCACGCACACCGACGGGGAGTCCGGCCACACGTACCACTTCGACCGCGCCTACCCCCACCAGCTGTGGACGGCCGGCGCCGACTGGCTGCTCAAGCCGCTGGTCGACCACGACGAGACGCGCGGTGCGCAGGATCCGCGCACGGCCGCCGTCCTCGCCGAGATCGCCGCCTTCTACGAGGACTTCCTCACCCGCACCGACGCGAGCGGCCACCTCGTCGTCGTGCCCTCCTACTCGCCCGAGAACCGCCCCGCGAACGGCAGCTGGGGCGCGCTCAACGCCGCCATGGACCTCTCCGCCGCCCAACACGCCCTGCACACCGCCGCTAGCTACCACCCCGAACAGGCCGAGAAATGGCGGGCGCTGGCCGACCGGCTGCCGTCCCACCGGATCAACGCCGACGGAGCCCTCGCGGAGTGGGCCTGGCCCGGCCTCGACGACACCTACGACCACCGCCACCTCAGCCACCTCTACGGCGTCTGGCCCCTGGACGAGATCACTCCCTACGACACCCCGGACCTGGCCGCCGCCGCCCACCGGGCCCTGGAACTGCGCGGTGCCGAGAACCACTCGGCCCACGGTCATCTGCACCACGCCCTCGTCGCCGCCCGGCTCGGCGACGCCGCCCGCGCCGGCCACGCCCTGCGCCAGGTCCTGGACGGCGACTTCTTCCACGCCTCCCTGATGAGCGCCCACTATCCGCACCGGGACGTCTACAACGCGGACGCCGCGCACACCCTGCCCGGCGTCCTGATCGAGCTGCTCGTGCAGTCCACCCCGGACCGGCTCGTGCTGCTGCCCGCCGTCCCGGACACCTGCCCGTCCGGCGCACTGCGGGGTGTACGGACCCGGTTCGGCGCGGAGCTGGACCTCACATGGGATCCGCAGGACGCCACGGTCACCCTCAGGCCCAGCCGTACCCACCGCATAGAACTACGGACTTCCTCCGGCGCCCGACCGCTCGACCTGGTCGCCGGAGAAGACCGCGTCCTCTCCCTGGAGGCGCGGTGA
- a CDS encoding TIM-barrel domain-containing protein — MNQHAVAQPKVSLAQSSPTVGSFRERDGALEWSGRQETVRIEPWGADAVRVRARLGGPVLEGLPGALLDSPPARDGTVRIGDGEGQLTVGALTVEVSAEGVVRFLRTDDRSELLAEERAHFWWPGPRLYTAVGGGHHRLEQRFAAYEDEKLYGLGQHQHGRLDQKGLVLDLVQRNAEVSVPVLVSSRGYTMLWNNPAIGRVELAGNGTRWVADAARQIDYWITAGTPADGQRAYSAVTGRSPMLPEWAAGFWQCKLRYRTQDELLAVAREYKRRGLPLSAIVCDFFHWTHLGEWRFDPKEWPDPAAMVRELDELGVKLVVSVWPSVSPLSENHPLMEQRGHFIGTQYGPVAHADWPDKEVAAPVQVAFYDATNPEARQFVWSRIHDNYLAPYGITAFWLDACEPELKPGFPENLRYWAGPGLEVGNLYPRENARTFYEGLRASGVGDDEVISLNRSAWAGSQRYGAALWSGDIGTDFMTLRRQIAAGLNTALSGIPWWNTDIGGFHGGDPGDPEYREVMIRWFQFGTLSPLMRLHGFRDPGMPLGPEMTGGPNEVWSYGAEAGAILERYLRLRERLRPYVLEVMREAHEEGLPVLRPLFLEFPDDQPAWSVDDAYLFGRDLLVAPVLTAGATARTTYLPAGARWTDAWTGEPYEGGTAVTVDAPLDRIPLFLRDGAELPITG; from the coding sequence GTGAATCAGCATGCCGTCGCGCAGCCCAAGGTCAGTCTCGCCCAGTCCTCCCCCACCGTCGGCTCCTTCCGTGAGCGGGACGGGGCGCTGGAGTGGAGCGGCCGTCAGGAGACGGTGCGGATCGAGCCCTGGGGTGCGGACGCGGTCCGGGTGCGCGCCCGGCTCGGCGGCCCGGTGCTGGAGGGGCTGCCGGGGGCGCTCCTCGACTCCCCGCCCGCCCGGGACGGCACGGTCAGGATCGGTGACGGCGAAGGGCAGTTGACGGTCGGCGCGCTGACCGTCGAGGTGAGCGCCGAGGGCGTGGTCCGCTTTCTGCGCACCGACGACCGCAGCGAGCTGCTCGCCGAGGAGCGGGCCCACTTCTGGTGGCCCGGACCGCGCCTGTACACGGCGGTCGGGGGCGGCCACCACCGCCTGGAGCAGCGCTTCGCCGCCTACGAGGACGAGAAGCTGTACGGCCTCGGTCAGCACCAGCACGGGCGCCTGGACCAGAAGGGCCTGGTGCTGGACCTGGTGCAGCGCAACGCCGAGGTGAGTGTCCCGGTGCTGGTGTCCAGCCGGGGCTACACCATGCTCTGGAACAACCCGGCGATCGGCCGGGTGGAGCTGGCGGGCAACGGCACCCGCTGGGTGGCGGACGCGGCCCGGCAGATCGACTACTGGATCACGGCGGGCACCCCGGCCGACGGCCAGCGCGCCTACAGTGCGGTGACCGGGAGATCGCCGATGCTGCCGGAGTGGGCGGCCGGCTTCTGGCAGTGCAAGCTGCGCTATCGCACCCAGGACGAACTGCTCGCCGTGGCCCGGGAGTACAAGCGCCGGGGCCTGCCCCTGTCGGCGATCGTGTGCGACTTCTTCCACTGGACCCACCTCGGCGAGTGGCGCTTCGACCCCAAGGAGTGGCCGGACCCGGCGGCGATGGTCCGCGAACTGGACGAGCTGGGCGTCAAGCTCGTCGTGTCCGTGTGGCCGTCGGTGTCCCCGCTCTCGGAGAACCATCCGCTCATGGAGCAGCGCGGCCACTTCATCGGCACCCAGTACGGCCCGGTCGCGCACGCCGACTGGCCGGACAAGGAGGTCGCCGCCCCGGTCCAGGTGGCCTTCTACGACGCCACGAACCCCGAGGCCCGTCAGTTCGTGTGGTCCCGCATCCACGACAACTACCTTGCCCCGTACGGCATCACGGCCTTCTGGCTGGACGCCTGCGAGCCGGAGCTGAAGCCGGGCTTCCCGGAGAACCTGCGCTACTGGGCGGGCCCGGGTCTGGAGGTCGGCAACCTCTACCCGCGCGAGAACGCCCGTACCTTCTACGAGGGCCTGCGGGCGTCCGGCGTCGGTGACGACGAGGTGATCAGCCTCAACCGCTCGGCGTGGGCGGGCAGTCAGCGCTATGGCGCGGCCCTGTGGTCCGGTGACATCGGCACCGACTTCATGACCCTGCGCCGCCAGATCGCGGCGGGCCTCAACACCGCGCTGTCCGGCATCCCCTGGTGGAACACCGACATCGGCGGCTTCCACGGCGGCGACCCGGGGGACCCGGAGTACCGCGAGGTGATGATCCGCTGGTTCCAGTTCGGCACGCTGTCCCCGCTGATGCGGCTGCACGGCTTCCGCGACCCGGGTATGCCGCTGGGCCCGGAGATGACCGGCGGCCCGAACGAGGTGTGGTCCTACGGCGCGGAGGCCGGCGCCATCCTGGAGCGGTATCTGCGCCTGCGCGAGCGCCTGAGACCGTACGTGCTGGAGGTCATGCGTGAAGCCCACGAGGAGGGGCTGCCGGTGCTGCGCCCGCTGTTCCTGGAGTTCCCGGACGACCAGCCGGCCTGGTCGGTGGACGACGCGTATCTCTTCGGCCGGGACCTCCTGGTCGCCCCGGTGCTGACCGCCGGCGCGACGGCCCGGACGACATACCTTCCGGCGGGCGCGCGCTGGACGGACGCGTGGACGGGTGAGCCGTACGAGGGAGGTACGGCGGTGACGGTGGACGCGCCGCTGGACCGTATCCCGCTGTTCCTGCGGGACGGCGCGGAGCTGCCGATCACCGGGTGA
- a CDS encoding WD40/YVTN/BNR-like repeat-containing protein encodes MPTPTRRTVLTGTAAAAALLTLPTRAIAAPAPPTYHWRTAVIGGTGFVTGILFHPTVPTLAYARTDVGGAYRWDTTARWTPLTDHLGWDDWNLLGVAAMAVDPAHPDRLHLALGAYTQPWAGNGAVLRSEDRGATWHRTDLPVKLGANEDGRGTGERLLVDPRDSDTLWLGTRHDGLLKSADGGSTWAKDEGFPATPTASGQGVTLLLAVDRAVYAGWGDADGTTPNLFRTTDGTTWEPVPGQPTGTAAKVPIRAAYDRHARELYVTYADAPGPNGQSAGSVHKLDTASGAWTDVTPAVPGGADTFGYGGVAVAADRPGTVVVSTNNRWSAVDTLYRTTDGGRSWVSLKDTAVLDVSATPYLKWGEEQPKFGWWIQSVAVDPCDPAHVLYGTGATLYGTRDLRHWAPYIRGLEETSVRQLISPPTGAAHLISGNGDIGVLYHERLTTSPARGMATDPVFGTATGLAQAAAKPSYVVRTGWGDHGNGAFSADGGQTWAPFPSQPSLAKDAPGPIAVSADAGVLLWTFIHWDGTRYPAHRSADGGATWAEVSSFPKGATPVADPADPTRFYAYDTDTGTLYASTDGGRTFAARASGLPSGDSQFQLAVAPGRSGDLWLNTKGNGLFRSTDGGVSFVRNGSVRAAYTLGFGKAAPGAAYPSIYLVGALDTVTAVLRSDDQGRTWTRINDNAHRWGWTGQAVTGDPRIHGRVYLATNGRGIQYGEPV; translated from the coding sequence ATGCCCACCCCCACCCGCAGAACCGTCCTCACCGGCACCGCAGCCGCCGCAGCCCTCCTCACCCTCCCCACCAGGGCAATCGCGGCCCCAGCCCCGCCCACGTACCATTGGCGCACGGCGGTGATCGGCGGCACCGGCTTCGTCACCGGCATCCTCTTCCACCCCACCGTCCCCACCCTCGCCTACGCCCGCACAGACGTCGGCGGCGCCTACCGCTGGGACACCACCGCCCGCTGGACCCCCCTCACCGACCACCTCGGCTGGGACGACTGGAACCTCCTCGGCGTGGCGGCGATGGCCGTGGACCCGGCCCACCCCGACCGCCTCCATCTCGCCCTCGGCGCCTACACCCAGCCCTGGGCCGGCAACGGAGCCGTCCTTCGCTCCGAGGACCGCGGAGCGACCTGGCACCGCACCGACCTCCCCGTGAAACTCGGCGCCAACGAGGACGGCCGCGGCACCGGCGAACGCCTCCTCGTCGACCCCCGCGACAGCGACACCCTCTGGCTCGGCACCCGCCACGACGGCCTCCTCAAGTCGGCCGACGGGGGCTCCACCTGGGCCAAGGACGAAGGGTTCCCGGCCACCCCCACCGCCTCCGGCCAAGGCGTCACCCTCCTCCTGGCCGTCGACCGTGCCGTCTACGCCGGCTGGGGAGACGCGGACGGCACCACCCCGAACCTGTTCCGCACCACCGACGGCACCACCTGGGAGCCCGTACCGGGACAGCCCACCGGCACCGCCGCCAAGGTGCCGATCCGCGCCGCCTACGACCGGCACGCCCGCGAGCTGTACGTCACGTACGCCGACGCCCCCGGCCCCAACGGCCAGTCGGCCGGCAGCGTGCACAAACTCGACACCGCCAGCGGCGCCTGGACCGACGTCACCCCGGCCGTCCCGGGCGGCGCCGACACCTTCGGGTACGGAGGAGTCGCCGTGGCCGCCGACCGGCCCGGCACCGTCGTCGTCTCCACCAACAACCGCTGGTCCGCCGTGGACACCCTGTACCGCACCACCGACGGCGGCCGCAGCTGGGTCTCGCTGAAGGACACCGCCGTGCTCGACGTCTCCGCCACGCCCTATCTGAAGTGGGGAGAGGAACAGCCCAAGTTCGGCTGGTGGATCCAGTCCGTGGCCGTCGACCCGTGCGACCCCGCACATGTCCTCTACGGCACCGGCGCCACCCTCTACGGCACCCGCGATCTGCGCCACTGGGCGCCCTACATCCGCGGCCTGGAGGAGACCTCGGTCCGGCAGCTCATCTCGCCGCCCACCGGTGCCGCCCATCTGATCAGCGGCAACGGGGACATCGGCGTGCTGTACCACGAGAGGCTCACCACGTCCCCGGCACGCGGCATGGCCACCGACCCCGTCTTCGGCACGGCGACCGGACTCGCACAGGCCGCGGCGAAACCGTCGTACGTCGTGCGCACCGGATGGGGTGATCACGGCAACGGCGCCTTCTCGGCCGACGGCGGGCAGACCTGGGCGCCCTTCCCGAGCCAGCCGTCCCTGGCCAAGGACGCTCCCGGCCCGATCGCCGTCAGCGCCGACGCCGGCGTGCTGCTCTGGACGTTCATCCACTGGGACGGCACCAGATACCCTGCACACCGCTCGGCCGACGGCGGTGCCACCTGGGCCGAGGTGTCCTCCTTCCCCAAGGGCGCCACACCCGTCGCCGACCCGGCAGACCCCACCCGCTTCTATGCCTACGACACCGACACGGGCACCCTGTACGCCAGCACCGACGGCGGCCGCACCTTCGCCGCCCGGGCGAGCGGGCTGCCCTCCGGCGACAGCCAGTTCCAACTGGCCGTGGCGCCGGGGCGCAGCGGTGATCTGTGGCTGAACACGAAGGGCAACGGGCTGTTCCGGTCCACCGACGGCGGGGTGAGCTTCGTCAGGAACGGCAGCGTGCGGGCCGCGTACACCCTCGGCTTCGGCAAGGCCGCTCCGGGCGCCGCCTATCCGTCGATCTATCTCGTGGGTGCCCTCGACACCGTCACGGCCGTCCTCCGCTCCGACGACCAGGGCAGGACCTGGACGCGTATCAACGACAACGCCCATCGATGGGGCTGGACCGGGCAGGCCGTCACCGGTGATCCGCGCATCCACGGCCGCGTGTACCTCGCCACCAACGGGCGTGGCATCCAGTACGGAGAGCCGGTATGA
- a CDS encoding carbohydrate ABC transporter permease, with amino-acid sequence MTAGIDEPSPVRERPPSRWAAPPRPVWEEEPSRAGAVGKGLVLTLACLGILFPLWIVVATSLSSRKTIDQAGGLVMIPKGITFVAYKELLSGGQVTRAAIISILVTLVGTLFSMTVSVLCAYGLSRIGSLGHRWLLMLLLATMFFSAGLIPTYLLVQSLGLTDSYLALILPSAVSVFNILVLRGFFMGISQELIDSARIDGAGDFRILWQIVMPLSRAVLAVITLFYAVGYWSAWFNASLYLNDQDMMPLQNVMIQLVQKQQAPVGLGQAIKTGELSGLAVQMAVMVMALLPVAVLSPFVQKHFRKGMLTGAVKG; translated from the coding sequence ATGACCGCCGGCATCGACGAACCGTCGCCCGTACGGGAGCGGCCGCCGTCCCGGTGGGCCGCGCCGCCCCGCCCGGTGTGGGAGGAGGAGCCGAGCAGGGCGGGGGCGGTGGGCAAGGGCCTGGTCCTGACGCTGGCCTGCCTCGGCATCCTCTTCCCGCTCTGGATCGTGGTGGCCACCAGCCTGTCCTCGCGGAAGACGATCGACCAGGCGGGCGGGCTGGTGATGATCCCGAAGGGCATCACGTTCGTCGCGTACAAGGAACTGCTGAGCGGCGGGCAGGTCACCCGGGCCGCGATCATCAGCATTCTGGTCACGCTGGTCGGCACGCTGTTCTCGATGACGGTGTCGGTCCTGTGCGCGTACGGTCTCTCGCGCATCGGCTCGCTCGGTCACCGCTGGCTTCTGATGCTGCTGCTGGCGACGATGTTCTTCAGCGCGGGCCTGATCCCGACGTATCTGCTGGTGCAGTCCCTGGGGCTGACGGACAGCTATCTGGCCCTCATCCTCCCCAGCGCGGTCAGCGTCTTCAACATCCTTGTCCTGCGCGGGTTCTTCATGGGCATCTCGCAGGAGCTGATCGACTCCGCGCGGATCGACGGGGCGGGTGACTTCCGGATCCTGTGGCAGATCGTGATGCCGCTGTCGCGGGCGGTGCTGGCCGTGATCACTCTCTTCTACGCGGTCGGGTACTGGAGCGCGTGGTTCAACGCGTCTCTGTATCTCAACGACCAGGACATGATGCCGCTGCAGAACGTCATGATCCAGCTGGTACAGAAACAGCAGGCTCCGGTGGGGCTGGGCCAGGCCATCAAGACCGGTGAGTTGTCGGGTCTCGCCGTGCAGATGGCCGTGATGGTCATGGCCCTGCTGCCGGTGGCGGTTCTGTCCCCGTTCGTCCAGAAGCATTTCAGGAAGGGGATGCTGACGGGGGCGGTGAAGGGGTGA